TTATTAATAGCTGCTCTACTTTTTGGAGTGCTATTGAATTCGTGTTCTAATGATGATGATGGCCCAGCAGTTGCCATAATAGAATTAGAGACGATCGGATTAAAAGCTCTTACAGGAGGAACCTCTTATCAAGGATGGATTATTGTTAATGGACAACCTGTTGGTACTACTAAGTTTACTAACCCTACAGGAGTTGTTCGCTTAGAAGTATTTGCTTCTGACCTTACAAGTGCAACTCAGTTTATATTGACAGTAGAACCAGTGGGAGATATTGATAACAAACCTTCTGATACAAAAATTTTGACCGGTAATTTTAATAGTAATTCTGCACAGCTTAGCTTTCTACCAGTAGTTGCTGATCTTTCTGATACATCTGGTCAGTTTTTCTTAGCAACTCCTACAGATAATGCGGGAGGTGTAGATAATGGTAATGATGAGTTTGGTGTATGGTTTATGAATGGTGCTACTACTCCTGGTTTATCTCTTCCTACTCTGTCTAACGGATGGAAATATGAAGGCTGGGTAGATTTCGGAACTCAAACTTTATCTACCGGTACTTTTTCTAATGTTAGTGGTGTTGATGATGGAAATTTCTTTAAAGGATCAGGAGGAACTGTTCCCGAGTTTCCTGGAGAAGATTTTCTAGTTTTACCAACTCAAGTTCCGATTACAGGAATTACACTTCCTGCTGCTGTAACAAGTAAAAGAGTGTTTATTACAGTCGAGCCTGTTGGGGATGGTGATCCGGCTCCGTTTTTTATAGAACCACTTAGTGCAATTGCAGGAATTACAACGGGATCTGGGAATCCTATTACTATGTTGTCTAATACTGTTGTTCCTTCAGGAATTGTAAAGAGACCAAATTAGTATTTTTAAATAGATATAGTATAGTAATAAGGTTGTTTGAAAAGTAGCTTTTCAAACAACCTTATTTTTTGAATTTTAAAAAACAAGTTGTAGATATTATCTCCTTGGATGAAAACTATGTATAACTTCACTTAAGTGACTTCGGTCGATATGCATATATATTTCTGTAGTCGTAATGCTTTCGTGA
This region of Aquimarina spinulae genomic DNA includes:
- a CDS encoding anti-sigma factor, translated to MTKTKLLIAALLFGVLLNSCSNDDDGPAVAIIELETIGLKALTGGTSYQGWIIVNGQPVGTTKFTNPTGVVRLEVFASDLTSATQFILTVEPVGDIDNKPSDTKILTGNFNSNSAQLSFLPVVADLSDTSGQFFLATPTDNAGGVDNGNDEFGVWFMNGATTPGLSLPTLSNGWKYEGWVDFGTQTLSTGTFSNVSGVDDGNFFKGSGGTVPEFPGEDFLVLPTQVPITGITLPAAVTSKRVFITVEPVGDGDPAPFFIEPLSAIAGITTGSGNPITMLSNTVVPSGIVKRPN